A stretch of DNA from Rheinheimera sp. MMS21-TC3:
CGGTTAACACTTTGCCCGCGCCAAACTCTAAAATTTGGCTAACCCCTTGGCTAGCTAAAAACTCTATCGTTTCAGTCCAACGTACTGGACTATAAAGTTGGCGCACTAAAGCATCTTTAATCTCAGCACCCGAAGTTGCAGCAGCAACATCAACGTTATTAATTACCGGTACACTTGGTAAATTAAAAGATAACTGATTTAAATCGAGCAATAACTGCTCAGCGGCTGGACGCATTAATGCACAATGTGAAGGCACGCTAACAGGTAAAGGTAAGGCGCGCTTTGCACCGGCTGCTTTACATAGCTCACCCGCACGTTCAACTGCCGCTTTATGTCCTGCTATAACAACTTGACCTGGTGAATTATAGTTAACAGCAGATACTACCTCACCTTGTGCTGCATCAGCACAAGCTTTAATAATAGCGGCATCATCTAAACCAATAATAGCCGACATAGCACCTACGCCAGCTGGAACCGCTTGTTGCATATAGTTACCGCGTTTTTCAACTAAAGTTACCGCTGCAGCTAAAGTTAAAACACCCGCACATACTAAGGCCGAATATTCGCCTAATGAATGGCCGGCAAAATAAGCAGGTGTTTGGCCATTTTGTTGCTGCCATAACCGCCAAACTGCTACTGAGGCAGTAAGTAATGCTGGCTGGGTACGTTGTGTTTCATTTAATTCAGCTTCAGGGCCATTAGCCACTAAAGCCCATAAATCATAACCAAGGGCAGCTGAAGCTTCAGCAAAGGTTTGTTTTACAATATCATGCTGCTGATACAGCTCGGCTAACATACCCACACTTTGTGAGCCTTGGCCCGGAAAAACAATTGCAAGTTTAGTTGTCATTTTATGTCCTGCAAAATAAAAAATTAATAACGAATTAATGCAGATGCCCAAGCAAAACCACCGCCAAAAGCTTCAAGCAATAGCGTTTGACCACGCTGAATGCGGCCATCTCTTATAGCTTCATCTAAGGCTGTGGGCACTGTTGCAGCAGAAGTATTACCATATTTATCAAGGTTAATAACCACTTGTTCCATTGGTAAGTTTAACTTTCGTGCCACAGCAGCAATAATACGTAGATTAGCTTGATGTGGTACTAACCAATCTATTTCTGATTTATCTAAATTATTAGCCGCTAATGTCTGCTCTACCACTTCAGAGAGTTTAGTTACTGCAACTTTAAATACTTCGTTACCTTTCATAGCGCCCCATGAACTATGAACAGAGGTTTCAATACCACGGGTTGGATTATCAACATACAGTAGTTCTGAATATTTACCATCGGCAAAAATATGGGTTGATAAAATACCCGGCTGTTCTGAAGCTTCTAAAATTACAGCACCTGCAGCATCACCAAACAAAATAACCATGCTGCGATCTTCTGGGCTAATTAAACGTGATAAGCAATCAGAACCCACCACCATAATCCGCTTAGCCATACCTGTTTTTATATATTGATCGGCTATGCTTAATGCATAACAAAAGCCAGCACAAGCAGCAGCAACATCAAAAGCTGGCATAGGCGGCAAACCTAATTCACGTTGTATCTCACAAGCGGAACTAGGTAAAGATCTAGCACCACTAGTAGTGGCACAGATCAGCATATCAACACTGTCTTTATCTATATTGGCTGCTTCTAACGCTTTTAAACCCGCCTGAGCACCCATAGTAGCGACTGTTTCGTTATCGCCAATAATACGACGTTCTTTAATACCCGTACGTTCCATAATCCATTCGTCGGTGGTCTCTACCATCGTTTCTAGATCAGTATTAGAACGAATTTTCGACGGGAAATAGCTCCCGGTACCTATAATGCGTGAATACATAAGAACCTACGCTTTATCTATTAATACGTGTTCCAACCGATGCTTAATTTTAGCAGGCACTTGGCGTTCAACCTCGAGCACTGCTTGTCGGATGGCACTAAGAAATGCTTCTTTAGTTGCATTTCCATGACTTTTCACCACAATTCCGCGCAATCCTATCAGACTTGCACCATTGTAGTGGTCGGGGTTCACTGCTTGCGAGAGTTTTTTAATGAAAGGTTTAATTAGCCAACCCAATAATTGAGCGCTTAATTGATCTTTTATACTCGTTTCAAAACGGCGTAAAATAAGCTTAGCTACGCCCTCACAAGTTTTCAATGCAACATTACCAACAAAACCATCACAGACAATTACATCAGCTTTGCGCGAAAAAATGTCATTACCTTCAATATAGCCAACATAATTAATATCATTACATTGGGCTAAAAGCATAGAAGCGCGTTTAATTTGATCTGAGCCTTTTATTTCTTCTTCACCCATATTTAATAATGCAATCCGCGGCTTAGTAATGCCAATGACTTCTTCGGCCATTACTGAACCCATAACTGCAAATTGAAATAGGGTATCGGCATCACAGTTGACCGTTGCGCCTAAGTCCAACATATAGACCGGCTCGCCTTCTATAGAGGGGATAGTGCTAATTAAAGCTGGTCGTTCAATGCCGCCAAGCATTTTAAGTACATAATGAGCAATAGCGATAAGAGCGCCAGTATTACCCGCACTTACACAAGCTTGCACCTCTCCACTATCAACTAAATCGATGGCTGTGCGCATAGATGAGTCGCGCTTATTACGCAACGCTATGGCAGGCTTATCAGCCATGGTAATGGTTTGGCTACAGTGTTTGAGTGTAAACTGGGGGTGTGCAGAAACGCCGTGCAATTTTAATTGCTCGGTTAAAATGGTTTCATCACCACATAAGATCAGGTGTAATTCTGGATATTCCTCTATCGCAGCTATGGCAGCAGGGATAGTAGATCGGGGGCCATGGTCGCCCCCCATCATATCTAAAGCAAGAGTTAGCTTTAGCGGTTGCACTAGGTGCATCCAAACTTACTTAACTTTACGGCCTTTGTAATAACCATCGGCAGTAATATGGTGACGACGGTGCGTTTCACCAGTAGTAGAATCAACTGACAATGTTGGGCCAGTTAACGCATCATGTGAGCGACGCATATCGCGACGTGCGCGTGATTTTTTATTTTGCTGAACAGCCATGGTTTTTCTCCTAAACTCACTTTTTCTTTAATTCTTGCAGTATAGCGAATGGATTGGGTTTTTCAGCTTCTTGCCCTAGGTCTCCAAAGCTCATATCCGCACTTTTTATTGCACAAAGTGCTTCATCATGCGTTGGGAACAAAGGTAGAGTCAAAATTAACTCATCTTCCACTAACTGCCGTAAATTTATTTCGCCGTGGTCGTCTTTCTCGATCACGTCATAGCACTCTGGGATATTTTCCAAATCTGCTTCGTCATCCGATTTAATCGGTGTGTATGCAAAATTGCAGTCTAACGAAACAGCCATGGGTTGACCACAGCGCTCGCAGCTTACACTCACTTCACAAGAAGCACTACCCTGTAAAACAGTTAGGCCTTGTTGGTCAGTACCGCATTCAATTCGTACCGCTACATGCTCTTGCGATGTTAGCAAGCTCTCATTTAATCGAGTTAATGTTTCTGAAGCATAATAGCCTTCATACTCTGAGCGTTTTTGCGCTGCTTTAACCAGATTTAAGGTAACGGGCATTTTTACTTTTTGCATAAGGCGCGCATCATATAGAAGCCCCCCTTTACTGTCAAAGGGTTCAGGCAGATTTTTACGTTTTTTCTCGCTGTCAATGACCTTTACCGTTATAGTAAGCATCAAAAAACAGTGAGAACCTAATTATCAATGACCCAAACCACTATACCCAAACTTTGGCTAGCATCAACCTCAGAGTATCGTAAAGCTATTTTGAGTAAGCTAACAAAGAACTTTAGCTGCCAAAATCCTAATATAGATGAAACAGTGCATCGGCATGAATTAGCATCAACACTAGTCAGTCGACTTGCTTTGGCCAAAGCCCAAGCGGTTGCCGCAACCTTATCAGAAGGCCTAGTCATTGGTTCTGATCAAGTTGCCTTGTTTCAGGGCGCTATTATCGGCAAACCACACAGCTTTGACAAGGCAATTGCACAACTTCAGCGTTTTAGTGGCCATAAAGTACAGTTTTTAACCGGGCTAGCCGTTATTAATGTTGCCGATAACAGTATACAGCAACATATTGAATACTTTGACGTCTGGTTTAGAACTTTAACTGATAGCGAAATTATTCGTTATGTTGAAAAAGAACAACCTCTAGATTGCGCCGGCAGCTTTAAAGTTGAAGGCTTAGGTATCGCCTTATTCGACAAATTAAGTGGTGATGATCCTAATAGCTTAATTGGCTTACCCCTTTTAAAATTAAACCATATGCTAATTAATGCCGGTTATAACGCTCTAATAGCTGACTAGCTAAAATAAGCATTTTACAACACCTTAAGCAATTCAGGTATCGAATCTATTATGGCTTTAGGTGCATACTGGCTTAATATATCTCGGCCATGCACACCATGGGTAATACCAATCCGCGGCATGGCAATAGTTTGCGCCATTTTCATATCATGACTAGTATCACCCACCATCACAGCTTGGGCGGCTGGAATATCAAGTTGCTGCAGAATTTGTTCAAGCATATCGGGATGGGGTTTAGATTGCGCCTCATCAGCACAACGACTAGTATCAAAATAGGCTGCCAAGCCGGTTTCAGCAAACATTCTTTGCAAGCCTTTACGGGCTTTACCTGTGGCGACAGCAAGTTTTACGTTCTTATCTTTAAGCTGCTGCAACACTTGTTCAACGCCATTAAATAAAGGCGTTGGCGTAGTGTCATATTCTAAATATTGTTGACGATAATGGTTAAATAATTGCTGCCGCTGCGTTTGGCTTAATCCAGGAAATAAAATATCAAAAGCCGGATCTAAGCTAATACCAATAATTTGCTTAACAGCGAAATCTGAGGGTACAGGCAACTTTGCTAAACGAGCTGCAGCTTGCATAGACGAAACAATACGACCAATAGAGTCCATAACTGTACCGTCCCAGTCAAAAATAACTAAAGAGACGTCTGCTTGTTGCATAATAACCTTTGTCATTTTATTTTTTGGTTAACCTCTCAAGCACTTGCTCTAACGCTGGTTCTAATGGCGCTTCAACCCTTAAGATCGTTTGCGTATTAGGGTGGATAAAACTTAAAATTTTAGCATGTAAGAATAAACGCTTAAGGCCAATTTTTTGCATTTGATTGCTAAAGTCGTTATCGCCATATTTATCATCACAAGCAATAGGATGGCCGCTAGAGGCCGTATGCACGCGTATTTGATGAGTGCGGCCTGTTACCGGAAAGGCTTCAACTAAAGTGCCCTCTTGGAAACGTTGTAAAATGCGAAACCGTGTTTCAGAGGCTTTACCATTAACTTCATCAACACGCACCACCCGCTCGCCAGATTGCAACGTGTTTTTATTTAAAGCATCGGTAACTTTACGTACTTTACTGTCCCAGTCTCCTGCGACTAAAGCAACATACTTCTTCTCTACTGTTTTATCGCGTAACTGAGCATGTAAATGGGTTAATACTGAGCGCTTTTTAGCAATAAGTAAGCAACCAGAGGTATCACGATCTAACCTATGCACTAATTCTAAATGCTTTGCTAAAGGCCGCAAGGCTCTTAAGGCTTCTATCACGCCAAACTTTAAACCACTGCCGCCATGTACCGCCATGCCTGAAGGTTTGTTTAAAACAATTAAATCGTTATCTTCAAATAAAATATGTTGTTCTAAGTTTTTCACTAAAGATAATTTTACTGAAATAGGTTCACTTTCAGCAGCGATGGTTAAAGGTGGGATTCGAACAGAATCCGCCTGTTGTAATTTATACTCAGGTTTAACCCGTTTTTTGTTAACCCGTACCTCTCCTTTGCGTAAAATACGGTAAATAACACTTTTAGGCACACTTTTTAGCCGTGCAATTAAAAAATTGTCTATTCGTTGGCCAATAAAATCGTCTTCAATTTCAACAATTTGTATAGGTAGTTTGATTTCATCAGTCATGGGATTTGAATACTCTACTAATATTACATTTAAGTTGCTATCGGTGGCTAATTAGTGGGATAATCTTAACGCTAATTACGCCAAAATTGGCAATTAGGGCGCTCAAAGTAACATAAGAGAACTTGTGCGGCACCGTTAGGGGATGTGATCATACCGAAATCGTTGCGAAAACCAACGTTTTTTATACCCCAAGCGTAAACCAAACGCCATTTGCCTGAGATAATGTTGCGTAATCTATTATCAAAAGCGGCAAAACATGGGTTCCAGTTAACCAGAGCATATAAAAAGATTTGCTATAACGCAGCGCTAAAAGCGATGTGTATCAGATATAAAAACGAAAACAGCATTAACTGTAAAAGTTACAGTGACAATTTGATTTCCACAGACATTCCAGTCGTGAGACTGCATTAATTAGTGTTTGCAAAACATCTGAACACGCAGTGCCCTTTGGGTTGCGTTGTGGCTGTAAAGATACGAGTCAGCTACGATGAAAAGAATGTTAATAAACGCTACGCAGGAAGAAGAAATCCGCGTGGCTCTGGTTGATGGCCAGAAGCTATATGATTTAGATATTGAAAGTCCAGGTCACGAACAAAAAAAATCAAATATTTATAAAGGCAAAATCACCCGGGTAGAACCCAGCTTAGAAGCCGCTTTTGTTGAATATGGTTCAGATCGCCATGGTTTTTTACCTTTAAAAGAAATTTCTCGCGAATATTTCCCTGCCAACTATAGCTTTGATGGTAGACCTAACATTAAAGAAGTGGTCAAAGAAGGCCAAGAAGTTATTATTCAAATTGATAAAGAAGAACGCGGCCAAAAAGGTGCAGCCTTAACGACTTTTATTAGTTTAGCCGGTTCTTATTTGGTATTAATGCCTAATAATCCACGTGCAGGTGGTATTTCTCGTCGCATTGAAGGTGATGAGCGCCAAGAGCTAAAAGATTCGTTAAATCAATTAGAAATGCCAGATGGCATGGGGTTAATTGTTCGTACTGCAGGTGTTGGCAAGTCATTTGAAGAATTAGAGTATGATTTAAATGCCCTAATTAAACACTGGACTGCCATTACCGAAGAAGCTCAAAAACGCCCTTCTCCTTTTTTAATTCACCAAGAAAGTAACGTGGTATTTAGAGCCATTCGCGATTATTTACGCCGTGATGTAGGTGAAATTTTAATTGATAATCCGGTTATATTTGAAGAAGCCAAAATTTATATTCAGCAGTTCCGCCCTGACTTTGCCCATCGCGTAAAGTTATATCAAGGCGATGTGCCCTTATTTATGCACTTTCAAATTGAGACCCAAATAGAATCAGCATTTCGCCGAGAAGTGCGCCTCCCTTCTGGTGGCTCTATCGTTATTGATAGCACAGAAGCGTTAACAGCTATAGATATTAACTCATCAAAAGCCACTAAAGGCTGTGATATAGAAGAAACCGCTTTTAATACTAATTTAGAAGCAGCTGATGAGATTTCACGCCAACTTAGGTTACGCGACTTAGGTGGCTTAATTGTTATCGATTTTATTGATATGACACCGGTTAAGCATCAACGTGAAGTTGAAAACCGCTTAAAAGATGCGGTAAAACAAGATCGCGCTAGAGTACAAATTGGCCGTATTTCCCGTTTTGGTTTATTAGAAATGTCACGGCAACGCTTACGTCCCTCTTTAGGTGACTCAGCAACTCATGTTTGCCCTCGTTGCCATGGCCGAGGCACTATTCGTAGTACAGAATCTTCAGCTTTGTCAATTTTACGTTTAATTGAAGAAGAATCAATTAAAGATAATACAAGCCAGATCCATGCTCAAGTTCCGGTTGCGGTTGCCACTTATTTAATGAACGAAAAACGTGAAGCGGTTAGGCGCATTGAAAAGCGGCAAGGAATTCGTATCTTTGTTATTCCGAACGAGCATTTAGAAACGCCAAACCATGAAGTGCTGCGAATTCGAATTGATGAAGAAATCGAAGATGTAAGTTACAACATGGTTAAAGCTCCTGATTCAACCACTAACCTATATCAACCTGCATCAGATGCCGTAAAAGAAAAGCCCGCTATTTCAGCCATTAATATAGCTAATAGCACGCCACCTCCGCCGGCAAAACAACCTGTATCAACAGAGAATACACAACCTAGCCTATGGCAGAAAATTGCTAATTGGTTTAATAAACTCGTTTCTAGCGATACAGCAAAACAAGAGCCAGCTACAGAAACTAAACCCGCTAATAATCGTCAACAAGCGAATAAAGGCCGGCCATCTAATCGTGATAATCAACGAGATAAACCGCGGGAAAACGTACGGGAGAATAACCGTCGTCGTAACAATAAATCGCGTAATCGCAATGAAAGTGAGGAAGTTACAGCTACAGCGGTAAAAGATACAGCACCAACACAGCGTCCGGAGCGACAAACTCGCAGTCAGCAAGACTCGCGTCCAGCACGTAATAATGTTGAAACTAAAGCGCCTAACCCAGCTCCTGTTACTAAACCTGCAGTCACTGAAACAGCAGCTGCACCACAAAAAGTAGCAGAGCGCCGTCAACGTCGTAATGCGCGTAAACCGGTACGTTTAGAACAGGCCGAAAAGTCTGTTGTAACACCAGCCATAGTTGCTTCTACTGAGACAGCTGCTAATACAGCGCCTTTAAATGAAGAGCTCACTCAAGCCAACACTAAAGTAGAGCAAGCTGTTGACAACAAAACTACAGTTGATGTTAGTACAGAGCCTACTTCTGTAGATACAACAGTAAACACTGCTGCAGTTGAAGCAGTTAATATAGAAGCTGAATCTACCGAGGCTACAACAGAACCTCGTGGCCGTAATCGCCGTTCTCCACGTCATTTACGTGCTGCTGGTCAAAAGCGTAAAAAAGAGCAAGAGCAAAATGAAACTACCACTAATGCTAATAATGCTACTGATCAAGCTTCAGAGCCTGCAGTTGAGCCAAGCCTAGATAAAGCGGTTACTACTAAAGAAACTCCAGCAGAAACTAATCCAGTATTAATTGATCCTATTAATACTGAAAGCGTAGCAGCTGAAAACCCAGCAACCAATAACGTAGAAACCGAAAGCTTGGCAACTGAAAGCGCAGAAATTGAAAGCAGCGATAAAGTGACTAAGCCTCGTGGACGTCGTAAAGCACCGGCTAAACAAGATCCTGAAGCTAGTATTGAGCCTGTTGTCACTGCGGTAAGTCCAGAAGCTTTAACTGAAAGCAGTGAAAATATAACTGCTGAAGTCAAAGCTGAATTAGCACCGGCGGTTAATACTAAAACAGCTGAGCCTGCTAAGTCAGAGCCTACAGTTACAACTCCTGCTGTAACCGCTAAAACAGAAGCGGCTACAGCATCAGATGAAGCCGTTAAAGCTGATAGTAATATGACTGAAGCAACAGCTAAACCTGCAGCAAAAGCCGCTACAAGTCGCTATGCGCAAATGGTAGTAGCTACCATGACTAAAGCTGTTGCTGAAGAGTCAGAACCTACGCCAGAAAAGCTAGCTCCAGAAGCTAAACCGGCTGTAGAGCGCCCTGTTGTTGCTAGTTCGCAACGACAAGCAGGCTCAGCTTTTGCCCGTCAAGTAGTAACAGCGCCGATGACAAAAGCATCGACTAAAGATGACGAAGCAAACTAAGCTAATGTAATTGCTCTATTAGTCTAAACCTTAAATTAAAAAGCCAGTTGAAATAACTGGCTTTTTTTATGGCTTGACCAATGTCAAGTAAAGTCATAACGTTAATAACTTCAGTATCATTAGCGGCATCTAACTAAGTTAGCTAAACTGAGATCGCATCTATTATTGCTTCATAGCATAGTTAACTAGATCCCAGAATAATATTAAAAATTTACAGGGGAAGTTATGTCCGATCCAACTCTTTATCCCGTTCCTGCTGCTGCAGCTAAACGCTCACTCTTAACTAACCAACAATATGAGCAAATGTATCAACAATCTATTACAGCACCAGAGCAATTCTGGGCTGAGCATGGTAAGCGAATAGATTGGTTTAAACCTTATACCCAAGTGAAAAACACTTGCTATGAACCGGGTAAGGTTAATATTGAATGGTTTAAAGATGGTATATTAAATGCCAGTTATAATTGTTTAGATCGTCATTTACCACAACGCGCTAATCAAATAGCATATTTTTGGGAACCTGACTCACCAGACGCGGCTAAGTCAATTACCTATGCCGAATTACACCAACAAGTGTGTCAATTAGCCAACGCTATGAAACAACTAGGCGTAACTAAAGGTGACCGGATAACTATTTACTTACCTATGATTATTGAAGCTGTTGTAGCCCTATTAGCTTGTGCCCGTCTTGGTGCCGTTCATTCAGTTGTATTTGCTGGTTTTTCACCCGATGCTTTAGGTAGTCGTATTTTTGACTGTGATTCCAAGCTAGTTATAACGGCTGATCAAGCGTTACGCGGCAGCCGCGTAACCCATTTAAAACAAAATGTTGATGTTGCTATTGATCATTTGGCTGAAAAATCACCGGTTAAAAACATTATTGTGGTTAAACATGTAGGGCAAGATCTTGCTATGCAAGCCAATCGCGATCTTTGGTACCACGAGCTTATTGCTAAGCAAAGCACAGACTGCCCTGCAGAGCCCATGCAGGCAGAAGATCCACTATTTATTTTATATACCTCGGGTTCTACTGGCACGCCTAAAGGAGTAGTACATACCACAGGTGGCTATATGGTGTATGCAGCAATGACTCATGAATATGTTTTTGATTACCATGATCAAGATGTTTATTGGTGTGCTGCTGATGTTGGCTGGGTAACCGGTCATACTTATATTATTTATGGTCCTTTAGCTAATGGTGCAACCAGCGTATTATTTGAAGGCGTGCCAAATTACCCTAGCGTAAAACGCATGGCACAAATTGTTGATAAATATAAGGTGAATATTCTCTACACGGCACCTACTGCCATCAGAGCTTTAATGGCACATGGCTCAGCACCTACTGACAGCGCAGACTTAAGTTCATTACGTACCTTGGGCAGTGTGGGTGAGCCTATCAACCCAGAAGCATGGACTTGGTATCATCACAACTTTGGTAAAGATACTTGCCCTATAGTTGATACTTGGTGGCAAACTGAAACCGGTGGCATTCTTATTTCTCCTCTGCCAGGTTGTACTGAGCTAAAACCTGGCTCTGCAACACGCCCTTTCTTTGGTATTGTTCCAGCAATAGTGGATAACGAAGGCAATGAATTAACGGGTGTCGCTGAAGGTAATTTGATTATCAAAACCAGTTGGCCTGGCCAAATGCGTACCGTATATGGTGACCATGCGCGGTTTGAGCAAACCTATTTTGGCACTTATCCTGGAGCCTATTTTACAGGAGATGGGGCTAAACGTGATAAGGATGGATATTATTGGATAACAGGCCGAGTTGATGATGTGCTTAATATATCAGGACACCGCTTAGGTACGGCAGAAATAGAAAGTTGTTTAGTTGCACACCCTGCAGTTGCCGAAGCCGCTGTTGTAGGTTATTACCATGATATTAAAGGGCAAGGAATCTATGTTTATGTCACACCTAGACTAGGTGTGACACCAAGTGATGACTTAACTACAGAGTTACGTAACTTGGTAAGAACAGAAATATCAGCTATTGCCACACCTGATTTAATTCAATGGGCGCCAACTGGTTTACCCAAAACGCGCTCGGGAAAAATTATGCGCCGCATACTACGCAAAATTTCCGCTAACGAGCATGACCAATTGGGCGATATTTCAACTCTAGCCGATCCTTCTGTTGTTGAGCAGTTAATTAACAACAGATTAAACCGAAAATAAACCCTACCAACTTTAAGCTTAACTTAGCTCGATAATGACAGCAGTAACCTTAGCAAAACCCAAGGTTACTGCTGTTAATAATCACAAGCTGTAAATTGCTGTAAAGTACTAAAAGCAATTTGGCCTAATTGAGTTTGCAACGACTTAGATAAATCAATTTCCGGGATATAAGCTAACTTGTCTGCATCTTTACCACTAATTATTTGATAAAAAGCTAAAGCAGTTAAGACAGTGCCAGCAAGCGACGCATGATTACCATCAGTATAAAAACTAATATCTGGCATAGCTGGTATGGCATGATCCCATATCGGCCCTATAGGAGCCACGCAAGAGGCCGTAAGACTTGCAATATCACGATGCAAAAGATAAACCCGCATTCCCTCTTCAATATTCCCTTCTCGTGGATGCTCTGGAAAAAGAATAGGCGTAGCTTTATTTTCCTTACTAAGCGTTACCCAGTATTCTGCTGCTATTGTCGAATAAGTATATTTACCCGTGGTTGAGTATTTCTGTGCTTGCCAAATAATATGACTCCAATTTTTAGACTCAACCATTTTTTTTGTAACATTATCATCCATCCGTGAGTCAAGGTAGCCGACTCCTGGAGCAAGTGTGGCAACAGAAGATTTTCCCGTTCCTTTCTCTAACATTAACTTTAAAATCTTGGCTAAATTATTAGTACGAACATGGCTATTACCCACTAACAAAACTTGATAGTTTTCTAGATTGCGGTTATCAGGTATTGGTAAATCATTCATAACTGGCGGCGGTTTAATAATTGTAGTTTTATCCTCTGGTATACTCTTGCTATCACCACAAGCTGACAATAATAAAGCCAAAATCACCATAATAAAAAATATAAATCTAGACATAATTATTTCCCTATAAAATAGACTTTATTTATAACAGTAAAGCTTAGCGATACAAGTACAACACTATAAAAAAAACATTATTTAATTAATTCATTACATTTAGTTACAGCTGTAATAATAACAGGCCAGTCCAAGCTGCGCTTGCCAGTTAAGTAGTAGCAGAACCTGAGTTACATATATACAGTATTAATTATCTATAACAAAAATAGGCATAACATCTGCCATAGCTCAGTAACGGTTAAACTGTAGTTCTAGCATTATTTTACAGGCATAAAAAAAGGCGCCTAAGCGCCTTTTTTAGTGTATTAAATTTATTTAGCACGGCCGCGGTATTCGTCGGTGCGGGTGTCAATTTCAATCTTGTCACCTTCTTTTACGAATTCTGGTACCATAATTTCAAAACCAGTTTCTATTTTGGCTGGTTTCATTACTTTTCCTGAGGTATCACCACGCGCTGCTGGCTCGGTGTACGTTACTTCACGTACCACAATTGTTGGTAAATCAACAGAGATTGGCCGCTCGTTATAAAATACTACTGAACATTCCATGCCATCAACTAGGTATTTTAACGCTTCTGTCATATTTTCAGCTTCAACTTCAAACTGATTATATTCTTCGTCCATAAATACATACATAGGATCAGCAAAGTAAGAATAAGTGACTTCTTTGGTTTCTAAAAGTACTTGTTCAAACTTATCATCAGCACGGTATACGGTTTCCATACCTTGGTTTGTTAATAAGTTTTTCATTTTCATTTTAACAACGGCAGCGTTACGGCCTGATTTATTAAACTCGGCTTTTAAAATTACCATTGCATCTGCACCAACCATTATTACCTGGCCAGCACGTAGTTCTTGAGCTGTTTTCATCATGATTTTAATATCTTCTTGTTAGCGAAAATTTCGGGTTATTATAAATTTTTTTTCAACAAAGTGCACGAGGTTGTGTGCAAGATCACCGTTGAGGTTCAATTGTTGTTGCCAGTTAATATTATAACCTGCTATTTCAGGTAAAATATCAATAAAATCAAGCCATACCTTAACTAAAGGCTGTTGAGTATTCCAGGCCATATACATGTTTTGCAGTTTTTCTTTTACACTATTTGTCATATTTGAACAGTAAAGTTGTAAAAAAGACTGTAGTTTTATTAAGTGGGCATCTTCTTGCTGGCGATAAATTTGCCAAACAAAGGGCTTATTTGCCC
This window harbors:
- the efp gene encoding elongation factor P, whose protein sequence is MKTAQELRAGQVIMVGADAMVILKAEFNKSGRNAAVVKMKMKNLLTNQGMETVYRADDKFEQVLLETKEVTYSYFADPMYVFMDEEYNQFEVEAENMTEALKYLVDGMECSVVFYNERPISVDLPTIVVREVTYTEPAARGDTSGKVMKPAKIETGFEIMVPEFVKEGDKIEIDTRTDEYRGRAK